TTCATTCCTTAATAAAGTACGTCCCAGAGGCCACAGGCTGAGTTTTTGGACTAGACATCAAATTACCGGGAACAAGTTTTAACGACAAAGCATGTTTCTCTGTCTGCTCCAAGCCCACAGTGAATTATAACTGGAAAAGGCAGCCAGTGCAGAGGATGTGATGGGAGAGATTAGCAAGTACATCTCTATTACAAAAGAATGAGATTTCTTTCAGCACCACAGTAGCAGAAGCCAAATTGCCTTGTTTAAGCAACAAAATAATGCCAGGAAGATGGACAGAAATCCTATAGCGTTGTTGCTCATGAAGGTTTTGAAAGAAACATGCTGTGCTCCCATCTTATACGAGCCAGTGTAATTACAGTGAAGTCCGTGCTGTCAGAGCAACGAAAACCTGGAGTAACAGAGATATGAACCAGggcctttattttgcttttgcgTTACGTTATTTCGGGCGCAGCGCCCaagaggaaaaaagctgcaaGCCTGTGTCTTAGAAGTCAGCCTGAAAGTATTTCCAAACAACTGCTTtatttgtcacgtgccaggaaaTTCTGCTCAGAAAACCAGTAATGCTGGCGCAGTGAGTTTGCTGGATCTATTGCTGGCGCTCAGGAAGGAGGTGCCGGGTCCTTCAGTCCCAGGGGCAATGGGCAAGATCTCAGCTGCTGGTGCTCCCCCTCCTCAACCGCTCCTGCACAACCAGGGCTATCTGCAACACAGGCTCcagggacaaaaaaaccccacaacaaaccaaCTTCAATTTTAACTAAATCCCAAGCGTTAAGGCAAATCCCGTTAACATAGATGCTACAGCACATTAGCAGCTCTTCAGGACCCTAATCTTGTCTCCTGGGAAATGACTGACGAAAAGGTTAGGCATCGCATTAAGGTATTGCCAAACTATTAAAGCTAATGTAAACCGCCCAAAGACTGCTTCGATTTTGCTCATTAGGCTTTGTTTTGTTGTCGGGCAGAAGGAACATTCCGGAGAACATTGGTATGCCTAGACAGCTGTAACTGATACTTACAGtcactggtgaggctgcagggAACAATTTCTgagctctctctcctctcccctgaaAAGGTAACACTGCATTTTCTAACTAAAAAACAAGGGCCCCACTGCCGTGAGTGGTGCAGAGAGGGGGCCTGCTGGGGAAAGCGGCAGGGACGCAAGGATGGGGACCCTTTTCTCATGCCGAGGAGGAAGGGCACCTcaggtcagagggctggagcacccctcctatgaagacaggctgagaaagttggggttgttcagcctggagaaaaaaagagaaagctccagagagaccttatagcggccttccagtacctaaagggagcctacaggaaagatggggaaggactctttatcagggactatAGTGACAGGGTGAGGAGTAACAATTTAAccattttaaactggaagaggggagatttagatttgatatcaggaagaaattctttactgtgagggtggtgaggcacaggaacaggttgcccagagaagttgtggatgccccatccctgaaagtgttcgaggccaggctggatggggctttgagcagcctggtctagtgggaggtgtccctgcccatggcagggggttggaactagatgatctttaaagtcccttccaactctaaccattctatgagtctatgaaaaaGAAGGGATGCTTTACAACAAAAGATGGGTTGGGACCGATTCTACTTCCTCActtactttcttctttaatgtgAATTTGGCCTTGCAGCTTTCCTTCTATGTGTCTGGCTTGTctcccacacagccctgctcctgccaagccccctccctgcctgccagccccccaccactgcccaccccacctctgcctctgctgggggggggtcctctAGGGCCCTCCCAGCACGCACAGCCCCCTGCACTCATGGAAACAAGGAGCACACCTGCAAATCCTGGATGTGGGGTTCCAAAGGAATCCTTCCCCTCTCTTGTTGCGGGGTCTGCAGCAAGATGCAGCAACAGGCGTGGGAacagggagcagcagctccctgtcaTCCCTGCGTCACCAGATCCCCATCATCCCTGCATCGCCAGCCAGAAAGCTCCTTGCCTCcgcagggccagggccagcccAGCCTGAAGCCCCGGTGCCAGTGGGTAAGATGGCAGCTCGCTGAGAATTACCTGCGCTGCACTAAAGGTGCAATAATACCACTCAGGCTTAGCTCTTCATGGCCTCGCCATCCTGCAGCCAGGATACCCAGAGCGAGCTTCGGTCCTAGACGGTAAACATTTCAATGTAATTTCACTTCTGAAGGTAGGCGTCCCTACATGAGCGAGGTGTCTCAGTGCCTCTTCCAGGTGACGGGGATCCAAGCAGGTGTCCAGGGAGTCTAGAGAGCTCCTTGCTCTTCTCTAAGGCAGACATCCCACGCTCGGCCAGGAGAATAACGATCTGCCGTGCCACGTTCTGCCTTCTGAATGCAGAGGTGGGAGGAGATGCACATGGTCCACCAGTGGAACAGGTATTAGGGACCAAAACCCGCTGCTACTCATCCCAAAAGTAGCACACTGACAATCAGGCGTAAAGCAGCATATTGCTAATAAACTACACTGATAATGAGGCATCATCCTGGTAGCCCTCTTCACTACTTAATAGCCATTATGATATTCCATGTTTAATGTATTACTGTATGCATTAACTCTCCACAGGATTGTTAGatcatatttttcatattgtGCATAGAGAAGTAGCAATAGCATcgtcagaagaaaagaagacacagcatgcactacaaaaaaaaaaaaaaagacttggaaaTGAAAGGACAAATTTGCAAATTCAGCCTCTTTTTTctgtaacattattttttaacGACTGGATAAAAactttgaattttgaaaataaatgagaaatgtgCATCCGCATCAGGTACTCCGGCAGTTCTAATTAGCAAATCTGTAAGGTAAAAGCCATTCATGCATGCAGTAATATACTTTCAGCATCTCGATTTAGCAGCCACGTTGAGGCACTTAGAGAAATTTCCTCCTAATGCTTTACATTTATGctagaagaagaaggaaaaaaactctcTCAAAAGATCTATGGTGCACAGGAccctctttttaaaatttcactatTACAAATGGAACAACATAAAATCTCGGAATAAATAGATGCAGTTTTGCCACAAGGATGCAACATGTGGAGGAAGAACCCATTGAATCTTTTTCtaggcaaggaagaaaaacagatacaGATCTCTCATCAGGAAAGCAATAAATTTACGAAGAATCTTCATACAGAGTAATAAATATCAAGACTTTCCACATATCCATTATGTATcctataaaaatgaaatctgatttttttttctagccactACTGTAGTTAGACAGAAAACCAATTTAAATGGTATTCACTTGGCATCAATGTATTTTAACAGACAATATCATAAACCTGCCTACCTTCACAGACAATCTATCTCCAGGCTTTTACAGCAAATCTGGAAAATGTCACACTAATATTtaagcttttcctcctctctttcctcttccctgtaGTTTGCTTGGCCCCTCttcaccttttgtgaatgcgaaGGCTGATTTCATTGCCTCCAGACAGATAATTTCCACGATGTGTGCCCAGCTACTGCGTGGACCTCATTTCTCGAGGCTTTCCCTTTGCCACACGTGCTCAGAAAGATGGCTGCTACCTGGCTGGGCTTGGAACTCTCATCATCCACGGAGAAATAAGCTAACCTCCCCATCACTTCCTTACAAACCATCTCTGATTGCTGGCTAACAGAACAGGACAAGCATTTCTTAGGTTCTCTAGAACTCAATCCCGTATTTCCTAGGTCTTTTTTAATCACCTCAGCAAATTCTTCCCTTAATGAAAACACAGCATGTAGAGGTTTGAAGGGCAATACGCTTTCCTCCATTTCGTTCACTAGAAAGCTATGCACTACAGTTGCAAAAGACTGTATGAAATAAACCTCATGTCACAGAGGAaccaaaaaagatatttttttttctatttttcattcacGTCTGCACAAGTTTTGGTAGCTCAGATTGTATAGGGTACATCTGGTAACACTCTCTCTTCAAACCATCCTCATAGCTTAGGGCTTTGAAGGAAGTCTTTTTGGACAGGAATCTATTCTACTGCCATTTAATAACGCTAATTAATGccgactgagaaaaaaaatacattctcctCACTGgcagaaaccaagaaaaacagaGACAAGGAGGGGTAGTTGTCAGACGCCGTCTCATTTACCAAAGTGGTAGGCTTTCCTTGGCTAATTCCCAGGTAGCCAAGTTGCACAAACTCTCTGATCCTCTCATCGGTTAGTCAAGATGGAGGAGCGTCACCACCTTGCGACCTGACTATTATAATCTTCAGTGACGGTTACTTCTGCTGCCTCATCCCTTGGCCACTGGTGAGCTCTCTGCTCCCGCAGCAGCCGCCGCTCCTCTCGCCTCTTTAGCCGGTTCTGCTGATGCTCCTCTTGCTTGGAGTACTGGAAGCGCTGCAAGAACAGGTCCTTCGCATATTCATAAAGCTGCACGTCCAAGAAATTCAGGTCCTCTATCCGTTGCCGCACATCCTCACCGATGTCCACATTGGAGGCCCGCGTAACGTTGAATTGGGTGAATGGGGAAATGAACTTCAGGTTGAATGTCCTCTCAAAGAGATACTGCGTTTTCCTCTGAAATTCCGTGAGCCCGAAGAAGGCCATGTTTTTCAGATTGTTCTTGGCGCTTTGGAGAAGAATCATATTTCTTTCACTCTCATTCATGAAAGTCAAGTTGTAGCATCCCACCAGGCTGAGGTCTGCCAGCATGCGCACCTGGCGGTTGTTGGCCAAGTTGTAGCTACAATCCATGAATTCCTGTAAACTGACTCCAGACCAGTCGTCTCCTTCGTAACAGGTAGGCAGCTCGTCTGGTGTTGGGCTTCTTCCATCGCACATATGAAGGGAAGTTTTCCACGTTGCACCCCTCTGGACATGTTTCCATTCACTCAAATACCGTGACACCGGATCCCTCAGCATCGTGATGTAATAGAAATTCCTGAAACATATAATTAAACACAGTTTTAAGATTCAGAGGATTGCACTTTTTTTATTCTCTAATAAAACGATTATcagccaccgccaccaccccctTCACTTTTTCCATTGTAATGTAGGCAGTTTAAGCGACTACTTCTGAGACAGTAAAAAGCTTAAAGCTTCATAAATACTGTGAATAAAATACAAGGTAAattgggagaaagagaaagagatcaaGGGAAATAAGCAGCTATCAGAGAAACGGAATTACTTTGACCTATGAACTGTTCAGTGGTAGTTACTTTATACAAAAGCCAATTAACTGAAGTGAATGCTAACCCTCAGTAATATCAGAAACAGTGGGAAAAGAGATTTCTATAATCTTGCCACTTCTCTTCTGGACTGAGACATGCATGTCTCACAAGATGAACAAGATGATAATCCATACATTGCTTGGTCAGAATATGAGAGACGGATGAGCAATTTCATGTGGATGCTGCTAAAAATAACACCATGTGAATGACTGGCATGAGCCACCTACTTAAGAAGAACCCTATTATTAAATGGGTTGGAGTGAAGACAATGAGAGACCCAAAATCCATTCATATGACTTAATTTTAGACTAGTGCTTGATTGAAATTAGTTATCATCGTGTAATACAAAAGCATTTGTTGATATAAAGATTACCATTATTCAACCTCACCTGTCAAGAATACAAAAGAGACACCAAGAAATATTGATTTGAAATAGAGCAAATAACTGCAGAACTCACATTGCCTGTTCATCTTTTAGCTATTGAATTCAGTTTGTACATGTATTTCTGGCAATCTGAAATGGACTGCAATTGAGTGTGCTTCAAGCAGGCTTTCACAGATTGAGTTTTTtactgagaaatgttttattcaatAAAAACTCACCTGAATTACAGGGTGATATcataaagacaaagcaaaaccaaaatatttatgaCTTCTGTCAGCCAGAATAACCAGCAGAAGATTCATGACTAAAATTAACACACGGTCTGGTACCAAAATAGGCTTGTGAGTTCGCGTGACTCATCTGACTGCAAACAATACATTAATAAATCATGAGCCCTAAGATTTCTTAAGAAAAGTCTGATCTCAATACTCTTTAAGTTTAGAGAATGATGAAGCAAGTAAGCAGGAGGCAAGCTTGCCACAGACTTCTAACCCTGCAAACAAACCAACACCTCGTGAGGGCCATCTCGTACATGAGCTAACTCCAGCCGAACGAAAAATCTCGAAACTGCTAACAATCTCTGAGACgattgtctttctttttcagatattaCCCATTTTCTGCCATTAAAGATTCCCCGTAGCTTCTCCATAAACCTCAGGTTTGTCATAAAAACAGGTATTTTCTCACATATTCctgaaaatgcagatattttcCCCAGTGCAAACTAAGCAAAAGGGAACAGGGCTGAATGCTTTGTCCTTATTCATTCTGAGTTCTCCCCCTAGAGGATCTATACTATATTTTCTGGAATAAGGTTATGAGCCCAAACTACGTACTATGCAGGGTCATTTCTTGAACTACTATCTAATGGAAACAGCTGTTTCATGGATTATTGCACAACAGAAGGGTTACAGGTGGAAGGATATAAACTAGGGAGAGCCATGGATGTATTTTCTTCATCGCTCGCATTGGGAGCCATGATTTGTGTTAGCATCAGATGACGTTCTGAAGAACggtatttgaaaaataatttggggcTTGGGTTTTCTGGCTGCCACGCACACACAATCAAACGGCACTTCGGCTGTTTTAATCCACTTCAGTTACTTACACAGCCCAAGGACCACACAACCATCCATAGACAGATATTTCTAAAATCCCTCTTCACTGCTCCTGAAGAGCAGGAAGGACCAGAAATCCTCTTGTGTGCTCTGCAGTAAAGTGCCGCTGTGAAAAGCACTGTCTTTAGGCACTTcaggcacagctttcccttctCAAATTGGATGCTCGTCTCATCTTGGCTCTACCTTGCATGTATGAGAGCACATTAAGAACTGCTTTCCAACTAACAGAACAAAAAGTGGACGCTTTTCACTAGTGTTGTGCAGGTAAAGCAGCCAAACTCTCAAACACCCATCAGCTCTGAGCGTAAGACACTGTTGTTGCAACATCCAGCAGGCACTTGATGGGGTTGTAACAGAAAATGATTGAAGCTCCGAgggagcagaaatgaaaaaaaatggacaaagaTTCAGAGGCAGTTGCCAACATCTACATTGACAGAGACGTGGCATTGGCTTAGTCCTTGTATGGCTGCCCCTCCCCTCGTCAGATGATGTTGGATGTTGATATGTGGTAACAGATGGGTTTAAAAGTTGCTCTTGACAATTATTTATACCTCtaataataattctgtctttCCTCACCCATCTCCAGCAGTCCCAGTCAGGCATGACTCAGAGCAACAACAATTAACAAAAATACCTCCTTTGCATCAATCATTTCCATTTCATCCCTGGATATGTAAATGTGTTTGATGTGCAATAAACAGGAGTAGGAAGCAAATGCAGGGAAATGAGAACAGCGCGTCTCTGTGTAACATCCGCAGCTTCCCTTAACGCAGGCTGGGCGAGAAACTTTCgccagtctgctgctgctgctcctccttgtGACCACCTGACTTCTGCAGCTGTTTTCACTATCCTGATTAATTTGCTTCTGGTTTGCGCGCCTTTCAGAGTGTCGCCTTCTTGTGTTACCAACTGAATGGCTTCTTCATCTGGCACACAACCTTTCACAGCAGCCTGACACACATTTAGTTTCCGAGGCACTAATAAGTAAGAGTGCAGTGATCCCCTGCCGCATTCACAGTTTACAGCCTTCTGCTTAACCTTCTGTTTGTGACTCTCCATCACCCTTTTAAACAATCTGAGGTTGGAAGACCTTAAGATTTCTCCCATCCGGGCCAGATGACACTGTTTCAATGCTACGCAGAGGACTGGGGGATGCTGCGCGGCAGTCGTGGCAAAAAATTTTTCTTGCAGGGAAAAGGATGTCACGTCCCTAGAATAATGACATAAGTAAAAATACATAGGTCATGCACATTTGTTTCAGttggaaaattataaaaattatcttaggaaattgttttcaaatgttgACAATTATGGATTAAATATAGCAGCATTTCAGAGCTCTTAGTTTTAGTGCCTAATACAGAGTGTGCAATCATACTAGGAATGGCTGGGGAGTCGgctcaaaataaagacaaaaagtaGTTCATAAAAATATGAAACTGGGGATGGCTTTCaatctctcttttctttactGTTCAGTAAAAGAGCATCAATTCAGCTACACACCGAACATCTTGTCAGTGTAAATGACCCCCTTGCATCGCCCATACTGGTGCTTACATGCCTACGTTAAACTCCACAGCCACCCACTGTGGGAAATACTCAGCAAAGAATTAAGTAATAACTTCTGTTAC
Above is a window of Larus michahellis chromosome 1, bLarMic1.1, whole genome shotgun sequence DNA encoding:
- the HS6ST3 gene encoding heparan-sulfate 6-O-sulfotransferase 3, with the protein product MDERSNRWLLPPLLALLFLLIVYQYVSPACPGAACPHRPPASAARRGGGPAEREEEEVVAGAAEEEEAAAAAALPRLVAKFPFARGELCRRVRFDMRGRDVIVFLHIQKTGGTTFGRHLVRNIRLEQPCYCRAGQKKCACHRPGGDKDTWLFSRFSTGWSCGLHADWTELTSCVPAAMERRGCAGNRTLRNFYYITMLRDPVSRYLSEWKHVQRGATWKTSLHMCDGRSPTPDELPTCYEGDDWSGVSLQEFMDCSYNLANNRQVRMLADLSLVGCYNLTFMNESERNMILLQSAKNNLKNMAFFGLTEFQRKTQYLFERTFNLKFISPFTQFNVTRASNVDIGEDVRQRIEDLNFLDVQLYEYAKDLFLQRFQYSKQEEHQQNRLKRREERRLLREQRAHQWPRDEAAEVTVTEDYNSQVARW